GTACCTCGCGTCGCTGGAGCTGACCGAGCTGGGGCAGCCACTGTTGGCGCGGTTGTGCGACCGGGTGAACTACCCCAGCAACCTGGTAGTGCGCGACGGACGTTCCATCGTGTACGTGGCCAAGGTCTCGCCGCCTTCGGTGTTCTCCAACGCGGTCAACGTCGGCACCCGGTTGCCGGCCCATGCCACGGTGCTGGGGCGCATCCTTCTCGAAGACCTGTCCCTGGCCGAACTGCGCGAGCTGTACCCCGAGGAGCATCTGGAACAGCACTCTCACTGCACGCCCAAAACCGTGATGGAGCTGTTCGACTTGCTCCAGGCCGACCGCCAGCGCGGCTTTGTCAGCGGCGAAGGGTTCTTTGAATCGGCGATTTCCACAGTCGCCGCGCCCGTACGCGACCAGAGCGGCGACATCGTTGCGGCCCTTGGCGTGACCATCCCCACCACGCAAATCGGTCATGTGAATTTTGAAGAGCTGTTGACCCAGGTCCGGCGCAGCGCCGACGAGTTGTCGCGCCTGCTCAACTACAACGGCGGCGCCCACAGCGGCCAGCCCCGCGTCACTGCCTTGATGAGAGATTGAGATGAGCCTTTATCCATTGCAGGGCCGCACCGCGATTGTCACCGGTGGTTCTTCGGGCATTGGCCTGGCGTGCGTCGAATTGCTGCTGGAGGCCGGCGCCGCCGTGGCCTTCTGCGGGCGCGACGCCGATCGCCTGGGCCGTGCCGAAGCCGACCTGCGCCAACGCTTCCCCCGGGCACGATTACTGGCCCAGGTTTGCGATGTACTCGATGGCGAAGCGGTCAACGCCTTTGCCAGCATCAGCCGGGCCACGCTGGGCGACGCCAGCGTGCTGATCAACAACGCCGGGCAAGGCCGGGTGTCGACCTTTGCCGACACCACCGACAGCGCCTGGACCGAAGAGCTGCACCTGAAGTTTTTTTCGGTGATCAACCCGGTGCGCGCCTTCAAGGCGCAACTGCAAAGCCAGGCCGATGCCGCCATTGTCTGCGTCAACTCGCTGCTGGCCAGCCAGCCGGAGCCGCACATGGTCGCCACCTCGGCCGCCCGCGCCGGGATCAAGAACCTGGTGCGCTCGATGGCTACCGAATTCGCCCCCCAGGGCATCCGCGTCAACGGCATCCTGATTGGCCTGGTGGAATCCGGGCAATGGCGCCGCCGCTTCGAAGCCCGCGAAGAACGCGACCTCGACTGGGCGCAATGGACCGCCCGCCTGGCCCAACAAAAACATATTCCCCTGGGGCGCCTGGGCCTGCCGCTTGAAGCGGCCCGCGCGATCCTGTTTCTGGCCTCGCCTCTGTCGGCTTACACCACAGGCAGCCATATCGATGTATCCGGAGGCCTGTCCCGCCATGCGTAATGAAAACACTGTCACCGTGGGCGCTGCCATCACCGCCTTCCTCGAACAATGCGACGTCAAGGCCGCGTTTGGCGTGATCTCGATCCACAACATGCCGATCCTCGATGCCTTTGCCGTGCGCGGCAATATCCGCTTTGTCATGGCCCGGGGTGAAGCCGGCGCCGCCAACATGGCCGATGCCTATGCCCGCACCACCGGTGGCCTGGGCGTGTGCCTGACGTCCACCGGCACCGCCGCCGGCAATGCCGCTGGCGCCATGGTTGAAGCACAGACCGCCGGCACGCCGCTGCTGCACATTACCGGGCAGATCGAGACGCCGTACCTGGACCAGGAACTGGCCTATATCCACGAAGCCCGCGACCAGTTGAACATGCTCAAGGCCGTGTCCAAGGCCGCCTTTCGCGTGCGCAGCGTCGAGACCGCCATCAGCACCCTGAAGCTCGCGGTGCAGACCGCCCTCACCGCGCCCACCGGCCCGGTCAGCGTCGAGATCCCGATCGACATCCAGTCGACCTTTATCCCGATGCCCACCGACCTGTCGCCGCTGCCGATCCCGGTCGCCGTGCCGCCGCCGGAAGCCCTCGACCTGGTGGCCGCACGCCTGGCCAGCGCCAAGCGCCCGATGCTCTGGCTCGGTGGCGGCGCACGGCATGCCGGGCCGCAGGTCAAGCGCCTGCTGGCGATGGGTGTAGGGGTGATCACTTCGACCCAGGGCCGTGGCGTGGTCAATGAAGACGACGAGCGTTGCCTGGGGGCCTTTTCGCAAAACAAGCGGGTCGAGCAGTTCCTGCAAACCTGCGACGCATTGCTGATCGCCGGGTCGCGCCTGCGCAGCAATGAGACCTTCAAGTACGCGCTCAAGCTGCCGCAGAACACGTTGCGCATCGACGCCAACCCGGCCATCGAAGGCCGCAGCTATGCCAGCGAGCTGTTTATCTGCGGCGATGCAGCCCTGGCCCTGGCCGGCTTGGCTGATCGTCTGGAAGGCCGCCTGCACACCGACCCGCAGTTTCTCAGCGAACTCAAGGCCGTGCGCGAGCAATCGCGCAGCCAACTGGTAGCAGACCTGGGGCCGTACTCGGCGATGGTCGAGCAATTGCAGGCCAGCACCGGGCGTAACTTCTCCTGGGTGCGCGATGTGACCCTGTCCAACAGCATCTGGGGCAATCGCCTGCTCAACCTGTACCACCCGCGCGCCGGGGTGCACGCCCTCGGCGGCGGTATCGGCCAGGGCCTGGCGATGGGCATCGGTGCGGCCGTGGCAGCGGCGGAAACCGCGCCCGAGCGCAAGGTGTTTGCCTTGGCGGGCGACGGCGGGTTCATCCTCAACCTCGGTGAGCTGGCGACCCTGGTGCAGGAGCGCGCCAACCTGGTGATTCTGCTGATGAACGACCAGCGCTACGGGGTGATCCGCAATATTCAGGACGCGGTCTACGGCAGCCGGCATTGCTATGTCGACCTGCACACCCCGGACTACAACAAGCTCGCCGAATCCATGGGCCTGCGCCATGGCCTGGTCACCGACCTCAAGGACTTCGGCAAGGTGGTCGACAGCGCCCTGAGCCAGCCCGGCCCGTTCCTGCTGGAAGTGGACATGCTCAGCGTGGGCAACTTCGCCACCCAGTTCGCCGGCCCGCCCAACAGCGAAACCAAAGCCCAGAAGGCCACCGCCTGAGGATCGTCGCATGTTGCATATCACCATGATCGGCTGCGGCGCCATTGGCGTCGGCGTGCTGGAGCTGCTGGAGAACGATCCGCAGCTGTGCGTGGATTACGTCATCGCGTCCCGGGGCTCCGAAGCCCTGGTGCGCCAGCGCCTGGCCAGTTTCAAACAGCCGCCGCAGGTGCTCACGGCCTTGCCCGCCGACGCCCGCCCGGATTTGCTGGTGGAGTGCGCCGGCCACCGGGCCATCGAGGAACATGTGCTGCCGGCCCTGGAGCGCGGCATTGCCTGCCTGATTGTCTCGGTCGGCGCCTTGTCCGAAGTGGGCCTGGTGGAACGCCTGGAGGCCGCCGCCGAACGGGGCAAGACCCGCATCGAACTGCTGCCCGGCGCGATTGGCGGCATTGATGCGTTGTCGGCGGCCAAGGTCGGCGGCCTGGATTCGGTCAACTACACCGGGCGCAAGCCGGCCCGCGCCTGGAAGAACACCCCCGGCGAGCAGGCCTGCGATCTGGATTCCATCAGCGAAGCCACGGTGATCTTCCAGGGCAGCGCCCGCGAAGCGGCGCGGCTGTACCCGAAAAACGCCAACGTCGCCGCCACCCTGTCCCTGGCCGGGCTTGGCCTGGATCGCACCCATGTGACGTTGATCGCCGACCCCCACAGCGACGAAAACGTCCACCACTTCGAAGCCCGTGGCGCCTTTGGCCGTTTCGAGTTGAGCCTGCGCGGCAAGCCGCTGCTGGCCAACCCCAAGACCTCGGCGCTGACCGTGTACAGCGTGGTCCGCGCCTTGGGCAACCACGCCCATGCCATCTCAATTTAGGAGCCCGTCGATGACCCTCGAACAGACATTACCGATCTGCATCGCCGGCCACTGGCGCCAGGGCCGTGGCGAGCGCTATGCCAGCCACTACCCGGCCACCGGCGAAGCCGTGGCCTGGCTCAATGCCGCCGATCTGCAGGATGTGGAAGACGCCATCCAGGGCGCGCACCAGGCGTTCCTGCACAGCGGCTGGGCCCAGCGCAAACCTCACGAACGGGCCGGCGTGCTGTACCGCATCGCCGAGTTGATCCGCCTGCACAGTGAAGAGCTGGCGCAGTTGCAACGCCAGGACAACGGCAAGCCGATCAATGAAACCCGGGCGCTGGTAGCGAGTGCTGCCGGCACCTTCCAGTTCTTCGCCGCCGCCTGCGAAACCCTGGAAGAAACCATCACCCCGTCACGCGGTGATTTCGTCAGCATGAGCGTGTACGAGCCGATGGGCGTGGTCGCCGCGATCACCCCATGGAACTCGCCGATTGCCAGCGAGGCACAAAAGGTCGCCCCGGCCCTGGCGGCGGGCAATGCGGTGGTAATCAAGCCGGCAGAAATCACCCCGCTACTGGCCCTGCGTCTGGCGCGCCTGTGTGAAGAGGCCGGCCTGCCCAAGGGCCTGATCAGCGTGCTGCCGGGCAAAGGTTCATTGCTCGGTGATGCGCTGACCCGCCACCCACTGGTCAAGCGCGTGTCGTTCACCGGCGGCACCCGCACCGGCAAGCACATCGCCCATATCGCCGCCGACAAGATGATGCCGGTGTCTTTGGAGTTGGGCGGCAAGTCGCCAACCATCGTCCTGGATGACGCCGACCTCGACCACGCAGTGGCCGGTGTGCTGTACGGCATTTTCAGCTCCTCGGGCGAGGCGTGTATCGCTGGCTCGCGGCTGTTTGTTGCGCGCCCCCTGTACGAACCCTTTATGCAGCGCCTGGTGGCCGCCGCCGCCAACCTGCGCATGGGCGACCCGGCCGACGAAAACACGCAGATGGGCCCCCTGATCAGCGCCAGCCATCGTGAATCGGTAGAGCGTTATGTCGCCCTCGGCCTGGCCGAAGGTGGGCGCCTGCGCCTGGGCGGGCAGCGCCCCAGCGGTGGCCTGTATGACCAGGGTTACTTCTACCCGCCAACCATCCTCGAAGGCCTGCATAACCAACAACAGGTGTGCCAGGAAGAAATCTTCGGCCCGGTGCTGGTGGCCATGCCGTTCGACGATGAAGAGCAACTGCTGGAGCAGGCCAACGACAGCCTGTACGCCCTCGCCGCCGGCATCTGGAGCCGTGACTACAAGCGCGCCTGGGCCCTGGGCCGGCGCTTGCAGGCCGGCACGGTATGGATCAACACCTACAAGCAGTTCTCGATCTCCACGCCGTTCGGCGGTTGGCGCGACAGTGGCCTGGGCCGCGAAAAAGGCCGCTTGGGGATCCTGCAATACATGGAACAGAAGAGCCTCTACTGGGGCATGAACGAGCAGCCACTGGCCTGGGCCGGTGTGCCACATGAGGTAGCGTGATGAGCGTTTTAGGTATTGATGAAGTCACCTATGGCGTCGAGGACCTCGACACCTGCGTGCGTTTTTTCAGCGACTGGGGCCTGACCCAGGTCAGCGCGCAACCCGATGAGGTGATCTTCGAGACCCTCAACGGCTGCCGCGTAGTACTCGCCGACCTGAACAAACCGGGCCTGCCGCCCGCCATCGAAGCCGGCTCCACTGTGCGCGAAGTGGTATGGGGCGTGGCCGACGCAGCGGACCTTGCGCTGTACGCCGAACGCATCGCCAACGATCCGGATTTTATCGAAGGTAACGGGCGCATCGGCTGCACCGACCCCAACGGCCTGGC
The Pseudomonas hygromyciniae genome window above contains:
- a CDS encoding IclR family transcriptional regulator, which produces MNDSDLLKDAQDKYIVPGLERGLLLLCEFSRRNRTLTAPELARRLALPRSTIFRLLTTLETMGFVTRSGNEYRLGMSVLRLGFEYLASLELTELGQPLLARLCDRVNYPSNLVVRDGRSIVYVAKVSPPSVFSNAVNVGTRLPAHATVLGRILLEDLSLAELRELYPEEHLEQHSHCTPKTVMELFDLLQADRQRGFVSGEGFFESAISTVAAPVRDQSGDIVAALGVTIPTTQIGHVNFEELLTQVRRSADELSRLLNYNGGAHSGQPRVTALMRD
- a CDS encoding SDR family oxidoreductase yields the protein MSLYPLQGRTAIVTGGSSGIGLACVELLLEAGAAVAFCGRDADRLGRAEADLRQRFPRARLLAQVCDVLDGEAVNAFASISRATLGDASVLINNAGQGRVSTFADTTDSAWTEELHLKFFSVINPVRAFKAQLQSQADAAIVCVNSLLASQPEPHMVATSAARAGIKNLVRSMATEFAPQGIRVNGILIGLVESGQWRRRFEAREERDLDWAQWTARLAQQKHIPLGRLGLPLEAARAILFLASPLSAYTTGSHIDVSGGLSRHA
- a CDS encoding thiamine pyrophosphate-binding protein — encoded protein: MRNENTVTVGAAITAFLEQCDVKAAFGVISIHNMPILDAFAVRGNIRFVMARGEAGAANMADAYARTTGGLGVCLTSTGTAAGNAAGAMVEAQTAGTPLLHITGQIETPYLDQELAYIHEARDQLNMLKAVSKAAFRVRSVETAISTLKLAVQTALTAPTGPVSVEIPIDIQSTFIPMPTDLSPLPIPVAVPPPEALDLVAARLASAKRPMLWLGGGARHAGPQVKRLLAMGVGVITSTQGRGVVNEDDERCLGAFSQNKRVEQFLQTCDALLIAGSRLRSNETFKYALKLPQNTLRIDANPAIEGRSYASELFICGDAALALAGLADRLEGRLHTDPQFLSELKAVREQSRSQLVADLGPYSAMVEQLQASTGRNFSWVRDVTLSNSIWGNRLLNLYHPRAGVHALGGGIGQGLAMGIGAAVAAAETAPERKVFALAGDGGFILNLGELATLVQERANLVILLMNDQRYGVIRNIQDAVYGSRHCYVDLHTPDYNKLAESMGLRHGLVTDLKDFGKVVDSALSQPGPFLLEVDMLSVGNFATQFAGPPNSETKAQKATA
- a CDS encoding aspartate dehydrogenase; translation: MLHITMIGCGAIGVGVLELLENDPQLCVDYVIASRGSEALVRQRLASFKQPPQVLTALPADARPDLLVECAGHRAIEEHVLPALERGIACLIVSVGALSEVGLVERLEAAAERGKTRIELLPGAIGGIDALSAAKVGGLDSVNYTGRKPARAWKNTPGEQACDLDSISEATVIFQGSAREAARLYPKNANVAATLSLAGLGLDRTHVTLIADPHSDENVHHFEARGAFGRFELSLRGKPLLANPKTSALTVYSVVRALGNHAHAISI
- a CDS encoding aldehyde dehydrogenase translates to MTLEQTLPICIAGHWRQGRGERYASHYPATGEAVAWLNAADLQDVEDAIQGAHQAFLHSGWAQRKPHERAGVLYRIAELIRLHSEELAQLQRQDNGKPINETRALVASAAGTFQFFAAACETLEETITPSRGDFVSMSVYEPMGVVAAITPWNSPIASEAQKVAPALAAGNAVVIKPAEITPLLALRLARLCEEAGLPKGLISVLPGKGSLLGDALTRHPLVKRVSFTGGTRTGKHIAHIAADKMMPVSLELGGKSPTIVLDDADLDHAVAGVLYGIFSSSGEACIAGSRLFVARPLYEPFMQRLVAAAANLRMGDPADENTQMGPLISASHRESVERYVALGLAEGGRLRLGGQRPSGGLYDQGYFYPPTILEGLHNQQQVCQEEIFGPVLVAMPFDDEEQLLEQANDSLYALAAGIWSRDYKRAWALGRRLQAGTVWINTYKQFSISTPFGGWRDSGLGREKGRLGILQYMEQKSLYWGMNEQPLAWAGVPHEVA